The Aquiluna sp. KACHI24 genome contains a region encoding:
- a CDS encoding cytidine deaminase, which translates to MDINWAELKAAAIKALDSSYAPYSGFPVGAAALTEDGRLITGANIENASYGLGLCAECSLVSELFRTGGGKLVAFACVDKHGNELMPCGRCRQLLYEHHAPGMLLNTVSGIKTIYEVLPDAFGPEDLLERK; encoded by the coding sequence ATGGACATCAACTGGGCCGAGCTAAAGGCTGCGGCAATCAAGGCACTGGATTCTTCCTACGCTCCGTATTCGGGGTTCCCGGTTGGGGCAGCAGCCTTGACCGAGGATGGCCGCTTGATTACCGGCGCAAACATTGAAAATGCATCCTACGGACTGGGGCTATGTGCCGAGTGTTCTTTGGTTAGCGAGCTGTTTAGAACCGGAGGCGGTAAGTTGGTGGCCTTTGCGTGTGTCGACAAGCACGGTAACGAGCTCATGCCCTGCGGTCGCTGTCGTCAGCTGCTGTATGAGCACCACGCACCGGGGATGCTTTTGAACACGGTCTCTGGAATCAAGACCATCTACGAGGTACTGCCCGATGCCTTTGGGCCAGAAGATCTATTGGAGCGCAAGTGA
- a CDS encoding purine-nucleoside phosphorylase: MVNPLNDAQANPFEIAKQAAQQIAEISGIEKHDIALTLGSGWAKAADLIGETVSVIPATEIIGFSKPAVHGHVGTLRSVKLPSGKMALVIGARTHYYENHGVRAVVHSVRTAAATGAKVMILTNGAGGIKPEWAGGAAVLISDHINLTANSPLEGATFIDLTDLYSKRLRALAREVDPKLDEGVYVQFRGPHYETPAEVQMAKIMGGHIVGMSTALEAIAAREAGMEILGMSLITNLAAGIQTTPLSHEEVIQAGKDAEGRISELLSKIVAKL; the protein is encoded by the coding sequence ATGGTAAATCCGCTCAATGACGCGCAAGCTAATCCCTTTGAAATCGCCAAGCAGGCAGCCCAGCAAATCGCTGAAATCTCAGGCATCGAAAAACACGACATTGCTCTGACCCTAGGTTCTGGTTGGGCAAAAGCTGCCGACCTAATTGGTGAAACAGTCAGCGTCATTCCTGCCACTGAGATCATTGGATTTTCAAAACCAGCGGTTCACGGCCACGTTGGAACGCTGCGCTCGGTGAAGCTCCCCAGCGGCAAGATGGCCCTGGTCATCGGAGCTCGAACCCACTACTACGAAAACCACGGCGTGCGTGCAGTGGTTCACTCTGTCCGCACCGCGGCGGCAACCGGTGCAAAGGTCATGATCTTGACCAACGGTGCGGGGGGCATAAAGCCAGAGTGGGCAGGTGGAGCAGCCGTTCTAATCTCTGACCACATCAACCTCACCGCCAACTCACCGCTTGAGGGCGCAACGTTCATCGACCTGACAGATCTCTACTCCAAGCGACTTCGCGCGCTGGCTCGCGAAGTCGATCCAAAGTTGGATGAGGGTGTTTATGTCCAATTCCGCGGACCTCATTATGAGACGCCTGCCGAGGTGCAGATGGCCAAGATAATGGGTGGCCACATCGTTGGCATGTCGACAGCACTAGAAGCAATTGCCGCTCGTGAAGCTGGCATGGAGATTCTTGGTATGTCGCTGATAACCAATTTGGCAGCTGGAATCCAGACCACCCCACTGTCACACGAAGAGGTGATCCAAGCCGGCAAAGATGCCGAAGGTCGAATCTCAGAGCTGCTTTCGAAGATCGTCGCAAAACTCTAA
- a CDS encoding thymidine phosphorylase, protein MSFSAVELIIKKRERGELTTDEIRWLVAGYTQGSVADEQMSAMAMAILLNGMNRREIRDLTLAMIDSGERLDFQGLQAPTADKHSTGGVGDKITLPLAPLVASYGVAVPQLSGRGLGHTGGTLDKLEAIPGWQASLSNTELYSQLAEVGAVICAAGSGLAPADRKLYALRDVTGTVEAIPLIASSIMSKKIAEGTSALVLDVKVGSGAFMKTLDRATELAQTLVQLGQDAGVKTSALLTDMSTPLGRKIGNALEVEESIEVLQGGGPSDVVDITVELAAEMLRLVGIDADPRENLQNGKAYDKWRQMIAAQGGNPDAELPKAKHSTQILAPSSGVLTKLDALDVGVASWRLGAGRERKEDAVQFGAGIELHAQLGDRVEAGQVLMTLFTDTEEKFPRAIELAEQSFEIGEQAVSRKLILNRIS, encoded by the coding sequence GTGAGTTTTAGTGCCGTTGAACTGATCATCAAAAAGCGAGAGCGCGGTGAGCTCACAACCGATGAGATTCGCTGGTTGGTAGCCGGATACACCCAGGGCTCAGTCGCCGACGAGCAGATGAGTGCCATGGCCATGGCAATCTTGCTAAACGGCATGAACCGTCGCGAGATTAGGGATCTGACTCTTGCAATGATCGATTCGGGGGAGCGGCTCGATTTCCAGGGATTACAGGCACCTACCGCAGATAAGCATTCAACCGGTGGTGTTGGTGACAAGATCACCTTGCCACTGGCTCCTTTGGTTGCCTCTTACGGGGTTGCCGTGCCACAGCTGAGCGGTCGCGGTCTCGGTCACACCGGTGGCACCTTGGACAAGCTCGAGGCAATCCCTGGTTGGCAGGCGAGTCTTTCAAACACCGAGCTTTACTCTCAGCTGGCAGAGGTCGGAGCGGTTATCTGTGCAGCTGGTTCTGGTCTAGCGCCAGCTGATCGCAAACTCTATGCACTTCGCGATGTCACCGGCACTGTTGAGGCAATTCCATTGATCGCCTCATCCATCATGTCCAAGAAGATTGCCGAGGGAACCTCGGCTCTGGTGCTGGATGTGAAGGTTGGGTCCGGCGCATTCATGAAGACCTTGGATCGTGCCACTGAATTGGCACAGACTCTGGTTCAGCTTGGTCAAGATGCTGGAGTAAAGACCTCGGCGCTTCTTACCGACATGTCCACCCCGCTTGGTCGCAAGATCGGTAATGCCCTTGAGGTTGAGGAATCAATTGAGGTGCTGCAGGGTGGCGGACCCTCAGATGTTGTCGACATCACAGTCGAACTTGCTGCGGAGATGTTGCGCTTGGTTGGCATTGATGCAGACCCAAGGGAGAACCTGCAAAATGGCAAGGCTTACGACAAGTGGCGTCAGATGATTGCCGCGCAAGGCGGTAATCCTGATGCCGAGCTACCGAAGGCAAAGCACTCCACTCAAATCTTGGCTCCAAGCTCTGGAGTGCTTACCAAGCTCGACGCCCTTGATGTTGGCGTTGCATCCTGGCGCCTCGGTGCGGGACGCGAGCGTAAAGAAGATGCCGTGCAGTTTGGTGCCGGCATCGAACTTCACGCTCAGCTAGGAGATCGAGTTGAGGCCGGTCAAGTATTGATGACTCTGTTCACCGATACCGAGGAGAAGTTCCCAAGAGCTATCGAGTTGGCTGAGCAGAGCTTTGAAATTGGTGAGCAGGCAGTAAGCCGTAAGCTCATCTTGAATCGAATCAGTTAG
- a CDS encoding phospho-sugar mutase encodes MNYLEAAKAWLSQDPDPQTRAELKALIEGNDASALESRFATRLEFGTAGLRGELGAGPNRMNRVVVAQAALAIARFLLANKSQFQDPHGELSVVIGYDGRINSDVFAKDSARIFAAQGIRARLFDSKVPTPVACFTGAKLGASATIVVTASHNPPRDNGYKVYLGGPLFGSQLVPPQDAEIAAHITEIADTLRFEEIPMSEDVGLLGQAEIDEYIARAKQLSLHAAAAELTLTYTAMHGVGYRVIKPIFDEMGLNWVSVAEQQEPDGTFPTVSFPNPEEPGAMDLALETAKQHGSDLIIANDPDADRLAVGVKSGDGYRMLTGDEVGLILAEELVQSGRANVIANSIVSASLAGLASHYGVRYEQTLTGFKWISKVPNLGYGYEEALGYCVDPSHTPDKDGITAAVVMVDVARRLKDQGLSLLDHLAKLYERYGYLKTGQISIRVTDLSVISKIMRGVRENPLTEVLGSSVEFEDLALGLKLQKTDGVIISNQKLRMIIRPSGTEPKLKCYLQHLGDSDQSAAAGLASLRAFASDYLDSLK; translated from the coding sequence ATGAACTATCTAGAGGCTGCTAAAGCCTGGCTTAGCCAGGACCCAGATCCACAAACCAGAGCTGAACTCAAGGCACTAATTGAGGGCAATGATGCTTCTGCCCTCGAGTCAAGATTTGCAACGCGCTTGGAGTTTGGAACTGCGGGACTTCGCGGTGAGCTTGGCGCTGGTCCCAACCGTATGAATCGGGTGGTGGTCGCTCAAGCTGCGCTTGCGATAGCCAGGTTCCTTTTGGCCAATAAGTCGCAGTTCCAAGACCCGCACGGTGAGCTGAGCGTTGTAATCGGATACGACGGCCGAATCAACTCAGATGTCTTTGCCAAAGACTCGGCTCGGATCTTCGCCGCTCAGGGCATTAGGGCCAGGCTGTTTGACTCGAAGGTCCCCACGCCGGTTGCCTGTTTCACGGGAGCCAAACTGGGTGCCAGTGCCACGATTGTTGTGACTGCAAGCCACAACCCCCCTAGGGATAACGGTTACAAGGTTTACCTGGGTGGCCCGCTATTTGGATCCCAGTTAGTGCCGCCTCAGGATGCTGAAATCGCAGCACACATCACCGAGATTGCTGACACACTTCGGTTCGAGGAAATCCCGATGTCTGAAGACGTAGGGCTATTGGGTCAGGCGGAAATCGATGAGTACATCGCACGTGCCAAGCAGCTCTCGCTTCACGCGGCAGCTGCAGAGCTGACCCTCACCTATACAGCCATGCACGGTGTTGGCTACCGAGTCATCAAACCCATCTTTGATGAGATGGGGCTGAACTGGGTTTCTGTGGCTGAGCAGCAAGAACCAGATGGCACTTTCCCAACAGTTAGCTTCCCAAACCCAGAAGAACCAGGGGCTATGGATCTGGCTCTTGAGACGGCCAAGCAACATGGCTCGGACTTGATTATTGCCAATGACCCAGATGCCGATCGTTTAGCGGTAGGAGTCAAATCTGGCGATGGATATCGCATGCTTACCGGTGATGAAGTTGGGCTCATCCTGGCCGAGGAGCTTGTTCAGTCAGGTCGAGCAAATGTAATTGCAAACTCGATCGTTTCCGCAAGCCTCGCTGGCCTTGCCAGCCACTACGGGGTTAGATACGAACAAACCCTGACTGGCTTCAAGTGGATTTCAAAGGTGCCAAACCTGGGTTATGGCTACGAAGAAGCTCTGGGCTACTGCGTTGACCCATCCCATACTCCGGATAAAGACGGAATCACCGCCGCGGTGGTGATGGTTGATGTCGCAAGACGATTGAAAGACCAAGGGTTGTCATTACTGGACCACCTTGCAAAGCTCTATGAACGCTATGGCTACCTCAAAACCGGTCAGATATCAATTCGTGTTACTGATCTCAGTGTTATCTCCAAGATCATGCGTGGGGTCAGAGAAAACCCGTTGACTGAGGTCTTAGGAAGCTCGGTCGAGTTTGAAGATCTAGCGCTAGGGCTAAAGCTTCAAAAGACCGACGGTGTGATCATTTCAAATCAGAAGCTGAGGATGATCATCAGACCAAGTGGCACCGAGCCTAAGCTCAAGTGCTACCTGCAGCACCTGGGAGATTCCGATCAGAGCGCAGCCGCCGGACTGGCCAGTCTTAGGGCTTTCGCAAGCGATTATCTGGATAGTCTGAAATAA
- a CDS encoding NAD(P)H-quinone dehydrogenase, translated as MSSNSIQHRIVIIGGGPGGYEAARAARQLGAEVVLVEESGIGGNAVLTDVVPSKTLIATAEAAQRVALAQTLGVNFSLEGKEVHPKVEVDMAAVNKRLLALAKSQSEDMLTTLKEEGVRIISGRGRLDGNHHVIVEPTLGGEAERIEAKTIIVATGAHPRELPNAQPDGERILTWKQLYEMDELPEHMIVVGSGVTGAEFASAYLDLGSKVTLISSRDKVLPGNDADAAELIESVFRRRGMQILNQSRAEKVERTKTGVRVTLATGEVVEGSHCLMAVGAIPNTAGLGLEEAGIRLTESGHIIVNKVARTSRANVYAVGDCSTALPLASVSAMQGRTAVYHTMGDVAAPTRLRNVASNVFTSPEIASVGWSQAEIEQGLVRGEIEKVMLEVNPRAKMQGIREGFIKLYASVGSGTVIGGVVVAPRASDLIYPIAMAVENRLTVDQLARTYTVYPSLSGSIAEAASALHQPID; from the coding sequence GTGAGCTCAAACTCAATACAACACAGAATTGTCATTATCGGCGGCGGCCCAGGTGGCTACGAAGCGGCTAGAGCTGCTCGGCAACTCGGTGCCGAAGTGGTTCTTGTCGAGGAGTCCGGCATCGGGGGCAACGCAGTGCTAACCGATGTGGTCCCTTCAAAGACCCTGATTGCAACAGCCGAAGCAGCACAGCGCGTTGCGCTTGCTCAGACTCTCGGTGTGAACTTCTCGCTTGAGGGCAAGGAAGTCCACCCCAAGGTTGAGGTGGACATGGCGGCCGTGAACAAGCGCCTGCTGGCCTTGGCTAAGAGTCAGTCTGAGGACATGCTCACCACCTTGAAAGAGGAGGGTGTTCGAATCATCTCTGGTCGCGGACGGCTAGATGGCAATCACCACGTCATTGTTGAGCCAACTCTGGGTGGTGAAGCAGAGCGGATTGAGGCTAAGACCATCATCGTTGCAACCGGTGCTCACCCTAGAGAGCTTCCAAATGCCCAGCCAGATGGTGAGCGAATTCTCACCTGGAAGCAGCTCTATGAGATGGATGAGCTTCCCGAGCACATGATCGTTGTCGGATCCGGCGTTACCGGAGCCGAGTTTGCCTCTGCATACCTCGACCTTGGCAGCAAGGTCACACTAATTTCCTCGCGCGACAAAGTTCTCCCTGGAAACGATGCCGATGCTGCCGAATTGATCGAGAGTGTTTTCCGACGCCGAGGTATGCAGATTTTGAACCAATCCCGTGCCGAGAAAGTCGAGCGCACCAAAACTGGTGTGAGGGTGACTCTTGCAACCGGTGAAGTTGTCGAGGGTTCGCACTGCCTCATGGCGGTTGGTGCGATTCCAAACACCGCAGGCCTGGGGCTAGAGGAGGCTGGAATTCGCTTGACCGAGTCCGGTCACATAATTGTGAATAAGGTCGCTCGAACCTCCAGAGCCAACGTCTACGCGGTCGGAGATTGCTCTACTGCGCTACCCCTGGCATCCGTGAGCGCGATGCAGGGTCGCACTGCCGTCTACCACACGATGGGTGATGTTGCTGCTCCGACCAGATTGCGCAACGTTGCCTCCAACGTCTTCACCTCTCCCGAGATTGCTTCGGTTGGCTGGTCACAGGCTGAAATTGAGCAGGGCTTGGTACGTGGCGAAATCGAAAAGGTCATGCTCGAGGTGAACCCAAGGGCAAAGATGCAAGGTATTCGCGAGGGATTCATCAAGCTCTACGCCTCAGTTGGCTCGGGAACCGTAATCGGAGGTGTCGTGGTTGCACCGCGAGCATCCGATTTGATTTATCCGATTGCAATGGCGGTTGAGAACAGACTCACGGTCGACCAGTTGGCTAGAACCTACACCGTCTACCCATCGCTATCTGGTTCGATCGCAGAAGCTGCATCAGCCCTGCACCAACCAATCGACTAG
- a CDS encoding PTS sugar transporter subunit IIB has translation MKIYAVCGAGIGTSVLLKSNADRVLLELGIEAEVQAVSIEQALEAESPAQIVLATEELVSKLKGIRSEVIPVKNIFDLAELTSKLELSLG, from the coding sequence ATGAAGATTTATGCAGTCTGCGGCGCGGGCATCGGAACTAGTGTCTTGCTCAAGTCAAATGCCGATCGAGTGCTGCTAGAGCTCGGAATTGAAGCTGAGGTTCAGGCGGTGTCCATCGAGCAGGCGTTGGAGGCGGAATCTCCAGCCCAAATCGTCTTGGCCACCGAGGAGTTAGTTTCCAAACTGAAGGGCATCCGCTCTGAGGTAATACCGGTGAAAAACATCTTTGATTTGGCAGAGCTCACAAGCAAGTTGGAGCTCTCGCTCGGGTAA
- a CDS encoding pyridoxamine 5'-phosphate oxidase family protein, giving the protein MATPGSTERTTLKRIAHKASFSQQDLYRILDSNLVAHVGIIFDDAPLVIPMTYGRVGNTLFLHGSSGSRLMRALAQNPKVCISITKLNALKVARSTFNSGMNYDAAVIFGEAKLVEDDKKAWALDAISDAILPGRMEEVRPSTKKEAAATLIIEVELDETSVKISNGVVEDEPEDLGTGVWAGLVPLRTVVGEPTPADEETAALEVPQSVKRFISDYPDNRLRKP; this is encoded by the coding sequence ATGGCCACACCTGGAAGCACTGAGCGGACGACCCTAAAGCGCATCGCTCACAAAGCATCTTTTTCTCAGCAGGATCTATATCGCATCCTGGATTCAAATCTGGTTGCCCATGTCGGCATCATCTTTGACGATGCCCCACTCGTGATTCCAATGACCTATGGTCGGGTTGGAAACACGCTGTTTCTGCATGGTTCTTCGGGGTCACGGTTGATGCGTGCCCTGGCGCAAAACCCCAAAGTGTGTATTTCAATCACCAAGCTCAACGCCTTGAAGGTCGCCCGCAGCACCTTCAACTCGGGAATGAACTACGACGCCGCCGTGATTTTCGGTGAGGCGAAACTGGTCGAGGATGACAAGAAGGCCTGGGCACTAGATGCCATCAGTGATGCCATTTTGCCAGGCCGCATGGAAGAGGTTCGGCCGAGCACGAAAAAGGAAGCTGCAGCGACTTTGATCATCGAGGTTGAACTAGATGAGACCTCGGTGAAGATCTCTAACGGAGTTGTTGAAGACGAGCCGGAGGATTTGGGCACCGGAGTCTGGGCCGGTTTAGTTCCATTGAGGACTGTGGTTGGAGAGCCAACCCCGGCGGATGAAGAAACTGCGGCCCTTGAGGTGCCTCAGAGCGTGAAGCGCTTTATTTCAGACTATCCAGATAATCGCTTGCGAAAGCCCTAA
- a CDS encoding PTS sugar transporter subunit IIA: MPLASAFGPNSISINYSAESFEAAVSLAVELLVQDGKALPGYTFEVLENLNQLGPYFVVAPGIAIAHAKPSASVIETGLALAVFSQGVQSGSTNDPVTLLFALAAADANSHLELLSEFAAWISTPGIVNSLQNASAESVIRRLL, encoded by the coding sequence GTGCCGCTAGCTAGCGCATTTGGACCCAATTCAATCTCAATCAATTATTCGGCCGAGAGCTTTGAGGCAGCGGTTTCGCTGGCCGTGGAGCTTTTGGTTCAGGATGGAAAAGCGCTGCCTGGTTATACCTTCGAGGTCCTAGAGAATCTGAATCAGCTCGGCCCCTACTTTGTGGTCGCTCCCGGTATTGCAATCGCTCATGCCAAGCCATCGGCTTCGGTGATTGAGACCGGCCTGGCGCTGGCAGTTTTTTCCCAAGGCGTGCAATCTGGCTCGACCAATGACCCGGTAACGCTTCTGTTTGCCCTTGCTGCCGCGGACGCAAATTCTCACCTAGAACTACTGTCTGAATTTGCAGCCTGGATTTCTACTCCTGGAATTGTGAATTCGTTGCAAAATGCTTCCGCTGAGAGCGTTATTCGGAGACTTCTCTAA
- a CDS encoding ABC transporter permease, translated as MNLAKEEKVGYKAPSVMGALGLLVLYFFGIAGRPGEVAFELSRRQDAVQLPSINVDAMLLGTVSGALMLLLSGLSIFYSVRNHKTPIWVSIVFGFIGVVALLGWLATGNAVPVAFIAGTALVLAVPIILGAMAGVMSERVGITNIAIEGQLLTGAFMAAVVSTITKSYTLGIIAAMVAAALLSMVLAVFAIKYLAQQIIVGVVLNVLVIGITNFLYQQWLTEDSENVNFPGTLDIIKIPLLSDVPVLGPVLFENRLTVYVALLIVPLLWFVMFKTKLGLRARAVGEHPLAADTVGVNVGRTRFWWVTLGGAIAGFGGAALTIGGGGAFGREMSGGVGFIALAVMILGRWHPIYASLAALLFGFSIILRVWANQVSPGIPSDFITMVPYVVTIIAVVGFVGRSRPPKALAQPYTKG; from the coding sequence GTGAATCTAGCCAAGGAAGAAAAGGTCGGTTACAAGGCACCATCCGTGATGGGAGCCCTCGGGCTTCTAGTGCTCTACTTCTTCGGCATTGCCGGCAGGCCAGGTGAGGTGGCATTTGAACTGTCCCGTCGTCAGGATGCAGTGCAGCTTCCAAGCATCAATGTCGATGCCATGCTGCTTGGAACCGTATCGGGTGCGCTAATGCTGTTACTCTCCGGGCTGTCAATCTTCTACTCGGTCCGTAATCACAAGACACCGATTTGGGTATCGATTGTCTTTGGATTTATCGGCGTGGTTGCGCTCTTGGGTTGGCTTGCCACCGGCAACGCGGTTCCCGTCGCATTTATCGCTGGCACCGCGCTGGTTTTGGCTGTGCCAATCATCCTGGGTGCGATGGCCGGTGTCATGAGCGAGCGAGTTGGAATCACGAACATCGCCATCGAAGGGCAGCTGCTCACCGGTGCCTTCATGGCCGCTGTGGTGAGCACCATCACCAAGAGCTACACCCTAGGTATCATCGCAGCGATGGTTGCCGCGGCGTTGCTATCGATGGTGCTGGCGGTATTCGCGATCAAGTACCTCGCTCAGCAGATCATCGTTGGCGTTGTGCTGAATGTGTTGGTCATCGGTATCACCAACTTCTTGTACCAACAGTGGCTCACTGAAGACAGCGAGAACGTGAACTTCCCAGGAACTCTGGACATCATCAAGATTCCATTGCTCAGCGATGTTCCAGTGCTAGGACCAGTGTTGTTTGAGAACCGACTTACGGTTTACGTAGCGCTACTGATTGTTCCGCTTCTGTGGTTTGTCATGTTCAAAACCAAGCTCGGTTTGCGTGCCCGTGCCGTAGGCGAGCACCCGCTGGCTGCCGACACCGTTGGTGTGAACGTAGGCAGGACTCGCTTCTGGTGGGTCACCCTCGGTGGCGCGATTGCTGGATTCGGAGGTGCAGCGCTCACGATCGGTGGCGGCGGTGCTTTTGGTCGAGAGATGTCTGGAGGCGTTGGCTTTATCGCACTTGCGGTAATGATCCTGGGCCGCTGGCACCCGATTTACGCATCGCTCGCAGCGCTGCTGTTCGGCTTCTCGATTATCCTGCGTGTTTGGGCCAACCAGGTTAGCCCTGGTATTCCATCTGATTTCATCACGATGGTTCCTTATGTAGTGACCATCATCGCTGTGGTTGGTTTCGTAGGTCGCTCTAGACCTCCGAAGGCGCTGGCTCAGCCATACACCAAGGGTTAG
- a CDS encoding adenosine deaminase, translating to MDIKSLPKISLHDHLDGGLRPSTIVELAAEVGHQLPTTDPVELGNWFSESANSGSLVRYLETFDHTVAVMQTREGLERVAYEAVLDLAEHNVIYGELRWAPEQHLAKGLSLDETVEAVQDGLERGMEEVEARGGFIRTGQLVTAMRHADRGLEIAELAVRHRNNGVVGFDIAGAEKGFMPARHKIAFDYLASELFPVTVHAGEADGVESIKDAIISGRALRLGHGVRLVEDIMFSRTEGDTDLVVLGPVAQWVHDREIALETSPSSNLQTGAFEMLGDTMADHPFDILYELGFRVTVNTDNRLMSGTNLTKELEILVDTFGYSLADLEQFQLNAAAAAFQGLPEREELMDMIEIGFASAAS from the coding sequence TTGGACATCAAGTCACTTCCAAAGATCTCGCTGCATGACCACCTAGACGGTGGCTTGCGTCCAAGCACAATCGTTGAGCTTGCTGCAGAGGTTGGGCACCAGCTGCCGACTACTGACCCGGTCGAGCTCGGCAACTGGTTTTCCGAGAGCGCTAACTCCGGTTCGCTGGTTCGTTACCTGGAGACCTTTGATCACACCGTTGCGGTAATGCAGACCCGCGAGGGGCTAGAGCGAGTCGCTTACGAGGCCGTTCTCGACCTAGCTGAGCACAACGTAATTTACGGTGAGCTGCGCTGGGCTCCAGAGCAGCACCTAGCAAAGGGTTTGTCACTCGATGAGACCGTTGAGGCTGTTCAAGATGGTCTTGAGCGTGGCATGGAAGAGGTAGAGGCCAGAGGGGGATTCATTCGCACCGGGCAGCTCGTCACCGCTATGCGTCACGCTGACCGTGGTCTAGAAATCGCTGAGCTAGCGGTTCGTCACCGCAACAATGGTGTGGTCGGGTTTGACATCGCAGGTGCCGAGAAGGGCTTTATGCCGGCTCGCCACAAGATTGCATTCGACTACCTCGCAAGTGAGCTTTTCCCAGTCACCGTTCACGCCGGTGAGGCAGACGGTGTTGAGTCAATCAAAGACGCCATCATCTCCGGTCGAGCACTTCGTCTCGGTCACGGTGTTCGCCTTGTCGAAGACATCATGTTTTCAAGAACTGAGGGTGACACCGATTTGGTAGTTCTAGGTCCAGTAGCTCAGTGGGTTCACGATCGTGAGATTGCTCTCGAGACTTCACCATCTTCAAACCTGCAGACCGGTGCCTTTGAGATGTTGGGTGACACAATGGCCGATCACCCATTCGACATTTTGTATGAGCTTGGCTTCAGGGTCACGGTGAACACCGACAACCGTTTGATGAGTGGCACTAACCTCACCAAGGAGCTAGAGATTTTGGTCGACACCTTCGGCTACAGCCTGGCTGATCTGGAGCAGTTCCAGCTCAACGCCGCCGCTGCAGCCTTCCAGGGCCTTCCCGAGCGTGAAGAGTTGATGGACATGATTGAGATTGGTTTTGCCAGTGCCGCTAGCTAG
- a CDS encoding ABC transporter permease, with protein sequence MSEKDARFSQAMKEILAGGFTRTILAVLLGFLVGAVFMIGSNKEFLESLGYFFSRPGDAFAAAWNVVSAGYGALFKGAIYNADADTLEKALRPLTETLRLGAPLIAAGLGIGLAFRVGLFNIGGTGQLIFGMIFATFVATRMDLPFLIHMIVAMIAGVFGASLMGALVGYLKARTGAHEVILTIMLNYVALSVFTFLMRDPLLLQAEDSAGNPKADPPAATAMLPKLLGDEYALHWGLVIALISVVVYWWLMERSTVGFRLRMVGFNPDAAKTAGISVDRTYILAMGLSASFVGVAAGNQALGVNIGMTPSSHANIGFDAITVALLGGSSAPGVLLAGLLFGAFKAGAPSMQVIGVSPEVLGIVQGAIVLFIAAPPLIRAMFRLPKPQTTNALGAITAKWFKRGGAK encoded by the coding sequence ATGAGCGAGAAAGACGCACGTTTTTCGCAGGCGATGAAGGAGATTCTCGCCGGAGGGTTCACTAGAACCATCCTCGCGGTTTTGCTTGGTTTCTTGGTTGGTGCGGTCTTCATGATCGGTTCCAACAAAGAGTTCCTCGAGTCGCTGGGTTACTTTTTCTCGCGCCCGGGCGATGCTTTTGCCGCCGCCTGGAATGTGGTGTCTGCCGGTTATGGCGCTCTGTTCAAAGGAGCCATCTATAACGCAGACGCCGACACCTTAGAAAAGGCTCTTCGCCCACTGACTGAGACCTTGCGCCTGGGAGCCCCACTGATTGCGGCAGGTCTGGGAATCGGTCTGGCTTTTAGGGTCGGCCTCTTCAACATCGGTGGCACCGGACAGCTGATTTTTGGCATGATCTTTGCGACCTTTGTGGCAACCCGCATGGATCTGCCGTTTTTGATCCACATGATCGTCGCGATGATTGCCGGTGTATTCGGGGCGAGCCTGATGGGTGCTCTGGTTGGTTACCTAAAGGCCAGAACCGGAGCGCACGAGGTAATCCTCACGATCATGCTCAACTATGTTGCGCTTTCGGTCTTTACCTTTTTGATGCGCGATCCACTGCTACTGCAGGCCGAGGATTCCGCCGGAAACCCAAAGGCTGATCCACCTGCCGCAACCGCAATGCTGCCCAAGCTTCTGGGTGATGAGTATGCCCTGCACTGGGGTCTAGTAATCGCCCTTATTTCAGTGGTCGTCTACTGGTGGTTGATGGAGCGCTCCACCGTTGGTTTCCGTCTGCGCATGGTTGGTTTCAACCCAGATGCTGCTAAGACTGCGGGTATCAGCGTTGATCGAACTTACATCTTGGCGATGGGTCTGTCCGCTTCTTTCGTGGGAGTAGCCGCTGGCAACCAGGCACTGGGTGTGAACATTGGTATGACCCCTTCCTCCCACGCCAACATTGGTTTCGATGCCATCACGGTTGCGCTCTTGGGCGGATCATCTGCTCCGGGTGTATTGCTTGCCGGTTTGCTCTTCGGTGCCTTCAAGGCGGGCGCACCATCGATGCAGGTGATTGGGGTATCTCCTGAGGTGCTCGGCATCGTGCAGGGAGCAATCGTTTTGTTCATCGCCGCACCACCTTTGATTCGCGCCATGTTCAGGCTGCCTAAACCACAAACCACGAATGCGCTCGGTGCCATCACCGCCAAGTGGTTCAAGAGAGGAGGTGCCAAGTGA